The following proteins are encoded in a genomic region of Petrotoga miotherma DSM 10691:
- the msrA gene encoding peptide-methionine (S)-S-oxide reductase MsrA: protein MSKIPTDTAIFAAGCFWGVEYMFKKIEGVIDVVSGYTGGFVENPSYEQVCSGKTGHAESVLIVFDPNIVSYESLVRYFFEIHDFSQENGQGPDIGEQYRSEIFYINEEQKAIAEKVKDELINRGLKVVTKITKASEFYKAEDYHQNYYEKTGKAPYCHFRRRVFQNDYIKFLV from the coding sequence ATGAGCAAAATACCAACAGATACAGCAATCTTTGCAGCGGGTTGTTTTTGGGGAGTAGAATACATGTTTAAAAAAATCGAAGGTGTCATCGACGTAGTCAGTGGTTATACAGGTGGTTTTGTTGAAAACCCATCTTATGAACAGGTTTGTAGTGGAAAAACAGGTCATGCAGAATCTGTTTTAATTGTTTTCGATCCAAACATAGTAAGCTACGAATCATTAGTCAGATATTTTTTTGAAATTCATGATTTTAGTCAAGAAAACGGTCAGGGGCCCGACATTGGAGAGCAATATAGAAGCGAAATATTTTACATAAATGAGGAACAAAAAGCAATCGCGGAAAAAGTAAAAGATGAGTTAATCAATAGAGGTTTGAAAGTCGTAACTAAGATAACTAAAGCTTCAGAATTTTACAAAGCAGAGGATTACCACCAAAATTATTATGAAAAAACAGGAAAAGCCCCTTATTGCCACTTCAGAAGAAGAGTTTTTCAAAATGATTATATCAAATTCTTAGTGTAG